GCGCGCCCATGTCGCAGGAGCCTTGCACGTTGTTTTGCCCGCGCAGCGGATTGACCCCGGTCTTGGGCCGGCCCAGATTGCCGGTGGCCAGGGCCAGATTGGACACGGCCAGGACATTGTCCGTGCCGGTGACATGCTGGGTGACGCCCATGGTGTAGTAAAAAGCGGCATTGGCCGAGGTTCCAATGATCCGGGCCGCCCGGCGGATAGCGTCTGCCGTCACGCCGGAGACGGCAGACGCCGTGTCCGGGGAAAAAGCGGCCAGACTTTGGCGAAAGGCGGCAAAACCCTCGGTGCGCCCGTCGATAAAGGCCGTATCGGCCAGCCCTTCGTCCACGATGACCCGGGCCAGGGCCGAAAGCAGCGTGACATCCGTGCCCGAGCGCAGACGCAGCCAGACGTCGGCCCGGCGGGCCAGATCGATCTCCCGGGGGTCGACGACCACCAGGGCCGCGCCCCGGCGTTTGGCCTCAAGCATGGCCAGGCCGATGATCGGATGGCACTCGGTGGTGTTGGAGCCGATGACCACCATACAATCGCCCGGCCCCATGGCGGCAATTTCGGCGATGCTGTTGGTCATGGACCCGCTGCCCAGACTGGTGGCCAGACCGGCCACGGTGGGACCGTGTCAGAGCCGGGCGCAATGGTCGATATTGTTGCTGCCAAGGCCGGCCCGGAAGAACTTCTGGAAGAGATAGTTCTCCTCGATGGTGCACCGGGCGCTGCTGAAACCGCCCACGCACTGCGGGCCGTGCCCGGCGGCCAGGGTCCTAAACGTGCCGGCGACCAACTCCAAAGCGTCGTCCCAGGAGGCCGGCACAAGCCGGCCCCGGGAGCGGATGAGCGGGGTTTTGAGGCGGTCGGCGTGGGTGACGAAATCAAAGCCGTACCGGCCCTTGGAACACAGGGCCGGTCCATTGACCGACGGCGACGGCCCGGGATCAGCGGCAACAATGCGTCCGTCGGCCACGGCCAGGGTCAGGGAACAGCCGACCCCGCAGTAGGGGCAGGTGGTGTTGATGCCTTGCATGGGCAGGCTGCTTAGCACAGGCCATGCCGGAACGCAGCCGTTACGGCATGGCCCGGTCCAGGCGGTTGGCCGGGTCTTCGGCCCGACCAGGGCAGGCCAGGGGCCGGCGCGAAATGGCATGGATGGCGCGCATTTGCCCGGTCCGCCGGGCCTCGCCGCTCGCCCCGGCTGCGGTCGGTTGCCATACGGATTCGAGGCCCAGAGCCAGGACGACAGCCAGGCACAACACCTCGGCCACCAGCCAGGGCGCAAGATCCAGACGGACCAGGGCGTGGTGAGCGGCCAGTAGCCGGATGGCCCGGTAGAGGTCGGCTGTGCCGGTCTCCTGGGCCACCAACACGTTGTAGACGCCGTCCATGAAGGCGAGGTTGAAAAGCCCGGCCAAAAGCAGCAACGCCCCGGCCGCCGCCCGCCGACCGCACAGGGCCGGTCCCAGGAGCAGCAGGCCAAAGGTCACGGGCAGGGCCAACATGCCGTACCACCCGCCGGTGGTGGGAAAACCCCAGCGGGCCG
The nucleotide sequence above comes from Desulfovibrio sp. TomC. Encoded proteins:
- the fdhF gene encoding formate dehydrogenase subunit alpha gives rise to the protein MQGINTTCPYCGVGCSLTLAVADGRIVAADPGPSPSVNGPALCSKGRYGFDFVTHADRLKTPLIRSRGRLVPASWDDALELVAGTFRTLAAGHGPQCVGGFSSARCTIEENYLFQKFFRAGLGSNNIDHCARLUHGPTVAGLATSLGSGSMTNSIAEIAAMGPGDCMVVIGSNTTECHPIIGLAMLEAKRRGAALVVVDPREIDLARRADVWLRLRSGTDVTLLSALARVIVDEGLADTAFIDGRTEGFAAFRQSLAAFSPDTASAVSGVTADAIRRAARIIGTSANAAFYYTMGVTQHVTGTDNVLAVSNLALATGNLGRPKTGVNPLRGQNNVQGSCDMGALPNVLTGYRGVADDAVRQTFEAAWGVTLPGTPGLNLPKMLDGAHHGTVRGLYVFGENPMRSDPDIGHVEHCLKAAEFLVVQDIFLTETAALAHVVLPGASFAEKDGTFASTERRVQRVRRAIDPVGGSRPDWVILADLLARLGRPERYPTAEAVFDEMRRLTPSYAGMTYARLEHGGLQWPCPDEDHPGTPILHVGQCARGLGKFVPLAARPQAEPPDADYPLILTTGRVVAHYHTATMTRRCFGLAGVAPEELAEVHPDDAARYGVADGGRMVVRTRRGQVTVRAAVTRRVPPGMVFMTFHFTESPANALTTAVADPVAGTPSFKACAAAISTVQPRKETR